A genomic region of Ensifer adhaerens contains the following coding sequences:
- a CDS encoding phage portal protein, giving the protein MNLIDRIIAAVSPSVALKREMMRGKAAALSDARMAYDGATRGRRAQGWRVVSTDANAENLPALGRLRDVARDMVRNNPYAARAKSALKNNIVGPGIFPSVEAKNRKIRTLLEDLIKRHFDTSACDAHGQSDLYGLEALVMGTVAEAGEALVRRRWRRAEDGLALPFQIEVLEPDFLDTSRDGPLPNGGFIIQGIQFTPFGRREGYWIFSEHPGAASMRATNFESKLVPAADIAHIYRVDRPGQVRGVTWFAPVILKMRDLADYADAQLVRQKVAACFAAFVTSEDDVTGGGDAVKDADTGSPYLVEELQPGIIQRLKQGEDVTFGTPPSVGEYGAYKRAELQEVAVGMGMSYEALSGDLNGVNFSSGRMGWLEFQRTIAAAQYHMLLPQLCDPLGRWFLEAAALMLGAGVMDAKVRWTPSPREMINPAEEIKAAVSAMRSGLSSRPSEQRKLGHHPEDLDQEIADANKRADKLGLVFDSDPRRVTSTGNAVALGGETSKPTGEEGDV; this is encoded by the coding sequence ATGAACCTGATCGACCGGATCATTGCCGCGGTCTCGCCGTCGGTAGCGCTGAAGCGTGAGATGATGCGCGGCAAGGCCGCAGCCCTTTCCGACGCCCGTATGGCCTATGACGGCGCAACGCGCGGTCGCCGGGCTCAGGGCTGGCGGGTTGTGTCGACCGATGCCAATGCCGAGAACCTGCCGGCGCTGGGGCGGTTGCGGGATGTAGCGCGCGACATGGTGCGCAACAACCCTTATGCGGCGCGGGCAAAGTCGGCCCTGAAAAACAACATCGTCGGGCCTGGCATCTTTCCGTCGGTGGAAGCGAAGAACCGCAAGATCCGGACGCTGCTCGAGGATCTCATCAAGCGGCATTTCGACACGAGTGCCTGCGACGCGCATGGACAGAGCGACCTTTACGGCCTCGAAGCCCTGGTTATGGGAACGGTCGCCGAGGCCGGCGAGGCGCTGGTGCGCCGGCGGTGGCGCCGTGCCGAGGATGGACTGGCGCTGCCATTCCAGATCGAAGTGCTCGAGCCTGATTTCCTCGACACGTCGAGGGATGGGCCGCTTCCGAATGGCGGATTCATCATCCAGGGGATTCAGTTCACCCCTTTCGGTCGTCGTGAGGGCTACTGGATTTTTTCCGAGCATCCCGGCGCCGCATCGATGCGCGCGACTAACTTCGAAAGCAAGTTGGTGCCGGCGGCCGACATCGCGCATATCTATCGCGTAGATCGGCCGGGGCAGGTTCGCGGCGTCACCTGGTTTGCGCCGGTCATCCTGAAAATGCGGGATCTCGCGGACTATGCCGATGCGCAGCTCGTGCGGCAGAAGGTGGCGGCGTGCTTCGCTGCCTTCGTCACCTCCGAAGATGACGTGACCGGCGGCGGCGATGCGGTCAAGGATGCTGATACCGGCAGCCCTTACCTGGTCGAAGAACTGCAGCCGGGCATCATCCAGCGCCTGAAGCAAGGCGAGGACGTGACCTTCGGCACGCCGCCCTCGGTCGGGGAGTATGGGGCCTACAAGCGGGCCGAGCTGCAGGAAGTCGCCGTCGGCATGGGAATGTCGTACGAGGCGCTTTCCGGCGACCTTAATGGCGTCAACTTCTCGTCGGGCCGGATGGGCTGGCTTGAATTCCAGCGGACCATCGCTGCCGCGCAGTATCACATGCTGCTGCCGCAGCTCTGCGATCCGCTCGGCCGCTGGTTCCTCGAGGCAGCTGCGCTGATGCTTGGCGCGGGCGTCATGGACGCAAAGGTGCGTTGGACGCCGTCGCCGCGCGAGATGATCAATCCGGCCGAGGAGATTAAGGCTGCGGTCAGCGCGATGCGCTCCGGCCTTTCCTCGCGACCCAGCGAGCAGCGCAAGCTCGGTCATCATCCAGAGGATCTCGATCAGGAGATCGCCGACGCAAACAAGCGAGCCGACAAGCTCGGTCTCGTCTTTGACAGTGATCCGCGCCGCGTGACCAGCACCGGCAATGCCGTCGCCCTTGGCGGTGAAACTTCCAAACCGACAGGAGAAGAAGGCGATGTCTAG
- a CDS encoding ClpP-like prohead protease/major capsid protein fusion protein, whose amino-acid sequence MSSLIVNGELVLYGPVGYWDWWEDTGFNSARVIEALAELSGDIVVRLNSGGGIAMEGSAIYNALKRHDGKVTIKIDAIAASAASVIAMAGDVIEMPHGTLMMIHEPAGITAGPADEHRRTAAVLDTMTGVFAQLYAERTGLSEAEIRKMMKDETWLSPTEAVAKGFATAATEAEAAATADSTFDYRTYMHAPAGLGTQARDRQAQGLPMVAVASAPLSTKETHMSKPLIPTADNPAPAPTASITPAPAPAPAADPAVVVATGDVVMRILELCTTAKMTLADANKIVADAGGDFGKAQTLVINHLAGQDPTGGRVSPGATTVTADGRDRFKQGAEKALLFKAGMQGGEVNEFTSMSLRELAREHLLMSGVSKLTMGDSMAMIGMALGMRQFSMSGAAHSSSDFVEILANIANKSMLKGYLEAGETFPIWTGRGVLTDFKPTKRVDLNLFPALSAVPEGGEYSFATIGDRGEQIQLATYGKMFSITRQAIINDDMSFFTKVPSRMGRAAIRTVGNLVYAVLTANAAMGDGITLFHADHDNVGTGALTTASLDAGRAAMAKQKDPDEHAAGGLNIRPAHLIVPTELEGKASQVINSEYEVTASGTNNTRAPNYARSMAQVVSEARLSADSALKWYLAASAAQHDTIEVAYLDGRDQPVLEQRDGWNVDGVEFKVRIDAAVKALDFRGLYRSTGA is encoded by the coding sequence ATGTCTAGTCTGATCGTCAATGGTGAACTCGTTCTGTATGGCCCTGTCGGTTATTGGGACTGGTGGGAAGATACCGGCTTCAACTCGGCAAGGGTGATCGAGGCGCTGGCCGAGCTCTCCGGAGATATCGTCGTGCGGCTGAATTCCGGCGGCGGCATCGCTATGGAAGGCTCGGCGATCTACAACGCGCTGAAGCGCCACGACGGCAAGGTAACGATCAAGATCGACGCGATCGCCGCTTCGGCTGCTTCGGTCATCGCTATGGCCGGCGACGTGATCGAGATGCCGCACGGCACGCTGATGATGATTCACGAGCCGGCGGGTATCACCGCAGGGCCTGCCGATGAACATCGCCGCACGGCTGCCGTTCTCGATACGATGACCGGCGTCTTCGCGCAGCTTTATGCCGAGCGCACCGGCCTTTCCGAGGCCGAGATCCGCAAGATGATGAAGGATGAGACCTGGCTTTCGCCGACCGAGGCGGTCGCCAAGGGATTCGCCACGGCGGCGACTGAAGCGGAAGCTGCGGCGACCGCCGACAGCACCTTCGACTACCGGACTTACATGCATGCTCCTGCGGGCCTCGGCACGCAGGCTCGAGATCGCCAGGCACAAGGCCTGCCGATGGTCGCGGTGGCGTCCGCCCCGCTCTCTACAAAGGAGACGCATATGTCTAAACCCCTGATCCCGACGGCGGACAATCCTGCTCCCGCCCCGACTGCATCCATTACTCCGGCGCCGGCTCCGGCACCTGCCGCCGACCCGGCTGTCGTGGTGGCAACCGGCGACGTCGTCATGCGCATTCTGGAACTCTGCACGACTGCGAAGATGACGCTTGCCGATGCAAACAAGATCGTCGCGGATGCTGGTGGCGACTTCGGCAAGGCGCAGACGCTTGTGATCAATCACCTCGCCGGCCAGGATCCGACCGGCGGCCGCGTCAGCCCTGGCGCGACGACTGTCACCGCCGACGGCCGCGATCGCTTCAAGCAGGGTGCCGAAAAGGCGCTGCTGTTCAAGGCCGGCATGCAGGGAGGTGAGGTCAACGAATTCACCTCGATGTCGCTGCGCGAGCTCGCTCGCGAGCACCTGCTGATGTCCGGCGTCTCGAAGCTTACCATGGGTGATTCCATGGCGATGATCGGCATGGCGCTCGGCATGCGCCAGTTCTCGATGTCTGGCGCGGCTCATTCGAGCTCGGACTTCGTCGAGATCCTCGCCAACATCGCCAACAAGTCGATGCTGAAGGGCTATCTTGAAGCCGGTGAAACCTTCCCGATTTGGACCGGTCGCGGCGTTCTCACCGACTTCAAGCCCACGAAGCGCGTCGACCTGAACCTCTTTCCGGCTCTGTCCGCTGTGCCGGAAGGTGGCGAGTATTCGTTCGCGACGATTGGTGACCGTGGTGAACAGATCCAGCTTGCCACCTATGGCAAGATGTTCTCGATCACCCGCCAGGCGATCATCAACGACGACATGTCCTTCTTCACGAAGGTGCCGTCGCGCATGGGGCGTGCGGCAATCCGCACTGTCGGCAATCTGGTCTATGCCGTGCTGACCGCGAACGCAGCCATGGGCGACGGCATCACGTTGTTCCATGCTGACCACGACAACGTCGGCACTGGCGCCCTGACGACTGCCAGCCTCGACGCTGGCCGCGCCGCGATGGCGAAGCAGAAGGATCCGGACGAGCATGCAGCCGGCGGCCTCAACATCCGTCCGGCGCATCTGATCGTGCCGACCGAGCTGGAAGGCAAGGCTTCACAGGTCATCAATTCGGAATACGAGGTGACTGCCTCCGGCACGAATAATACGCGCGCCCCGAACTATGCCCGCTCGATGGCGCAGGTGGTTTCCGAGGCGCGCCTTTCCGCCGACTCCGCGCTGAAGTGGTATCTCGCCGCAAGTGCCGCGCAGCACGACACGATCGAGGTTGCTTATCTCGACGGTCGCGATCAGCCGGTGCTCGAGCAGCGAGACGGCTGGAACGTCGATGGCGTCGAGTTCAAGGTTCGCATCGACGCGGCCGTCAAGGCGCTCGACTTCCGCGGCCTCTACCGCTCGACCGGCGCCTGA
- a CDS encoding DUF2190 family protein, with amino-acid sequence MKNYIGPGTRLALTVADTSAAVDIASGDGYVVGSIFGVAVSDVAVGEEGIFETEGVFELAKVSAQAWTVGQKIYWSASLGQATTSSSGNTLIGVAVAVAANPSAKGRVRLNGSF; translated from the coding sequence ATGAAGAATTACATCGGGCCGGGCACCCGGCTTGCCCTCACCGTCGCGGATACATCCGCCGCGGTCGATATCGCCTCGGGCGACGGCTATGTCGTCGGCTCCATCTTCGGTGTCGCCGTCAGCGATGTGGCGGTCGGCGAGGAAGGGATCTTCGAGACCGAGGGCGTTTTCGAACTGGCAAAGGTCTCGGCACAGGCCTGGACGGTCGGTCAGAAAATCTACTGGTCTGCATCCCTCGGGCAGGCGACGACAAGCTCGAGCGGCAACACGCTGATCGGTGTTGCTGTTGCTGTTGCGGCTAACCCGTCCGCGAAGGGCCGCGTTCGCCTGAACGGCTCGTTCTGA
- a CDS encoding FkbM family methyltransferase yields the protein MARSQTAEALTMPEGYRLERGLMWPIEDRACAAVVFDTVPDMDHALEHCRKFDLAVQAGGNMGVWALALAPKFGRVVTFEPDPRNFRALVHNTASAENILALPCALGADGGEWCGLELSAREANNVGAYQVTKGATAPIVALDSFNLPALDLLYLDIEGFEMPAILGAMETIQKFRPVIAIEDKGLSERYGYLKGSAEQALAPLGYEVVARPHRDVVMVAQR from the coding sequence GTGGCTCGAAGTCAAACAGCCGAAGCGCTGACCATGCCGGAAGGCTATCGGCTCGAGCGCGGCCTTATGTGGCCGATCGAAGATCGTGCCTGCGCTGCGGTCGTGTTCGATACGGTGCCTGACATGGATCATGCGCTCGAGCATTGCCGGAAGTTTGATCTGGCTGTGCAGGCCGGCGGCAATATGGGCGTGTGGGCGCTGGCGCTTGCGCCGAAGTTCGGCCGCGTCGTCACCTTCGAGCCGGATCCTCGGAATTTTCGCGCGCTCGTGCACAACACTGCGTCGGCTGAGAACATCCTGGCGCTGCCCTGCGCGCTCGGCGCTGACGGCGGCGAGTGGTGCGGCCTCGAATTGTCGGCGCGTGAAGCGAACAATGTCGGCGCCTACCAGGTGACGAAGGGTGCCACCGCACCGATCGTCGCGCTCGATAGTTTCAACCTGCCGGCGCTCGATCTTCTCTATCTCGATATCGAAGGCTTCGAGATGCCGGCAATCCTCGGAGCGATGGAGACGATCCAGAAGTTTCGGCCGGTCATTGCGATCGAGGACAAGGGGCTCTCGGAGCGCTACGGCTATCTCAAGGGCTCCGCTGAACAAGCGCTTGCGCCGCTTGGATACGAGGTTGTCGCGCGACCGCATCGTGATGTCGTCATGGTGGCGCAGCGATGA
- a CDS encoding DUF6441 family protein gives MTRGITITVKAITEGFDVALREKYRPLAEAGQETIIEIANAIKNAGRAEIAAAGFSARWQNALRADVYPKRKVSLNAATLVFHKIPYADVFETGATIRGKPTLWLPLSSTPKKLGRYKMTPERYSKEVGPLTLLRRPGKKPLLAAKMAVSGRQAASGELGKVTLPKLRKGASGSGVIRSVPLFVGVDSVTIRKRFGLSEVIEREAGRIEAVFTGNVAKKFPD, from the coding sequence ATGACGCGCGGGATCACGATCACGGTCAAGGCGATCACCGAAGGCTTCGATGTGGCTCTGCGGGAGAAGTATCGCCCATTGGCCGAGGCGGGGCAGGAGACGATCATCGAGATCGCCAACGCCATCAAGAACGCAGGTCGCGCAGAAATCGCGGCTGCTGGATTCTCGGCGCGCTGGCAAAATGCGCTGCGCGCCGACGTCTACCCCAAGCGCAAGGTGTCGTTGAACGCGGCGACGCTGGTCTTTCACAAAATCCCTTACGCGGACGTTTTTGAAACCGGTGCCACGATCAGAGGCAAGCCGACATTGTGGCTTCCGCTGTCTTCGACGCCTAAGAAACTTGGGCGCTATAAGATGACGCCAGAGCGGTATTCAAAAGAGGTCGGTCCGCTCACCCTGTTAAGGCGGCCAGGAAAGAAGCCGCTGCTAGCGGCGAAAATGGCGGTCAGTGGCCGTCAAGCTGCATCGGGTGAACTAGGCAAAGTAACGTTGCCAAAGCTTCGCAAGGGCGCTTCCGGGAGCGGTGTCATCCGTTCTGTTCCGCTCTTCGTTGGCGTCGACAGCGTCACGATCCGAAAACGGTTCGGTTTGAGTGAGGTCATCGAGCGTGAGGCGGGCCGGATCGAGGCGGTCTTTACCGGCAATGTCGCCAAGAAGTTCCCGGATTGA
- a CDS encoding phage tail tape measure protein yields the protein MARKTIKQRIALDGGKELQRELEQLGDKGAAAFKLLQEAANQVKGPSSAFLQSLEQASQKLDAFGRKFRDLGQQMRDVGSSFTAKVSLPIAGLGAGILKVAGDFESGLNRIQAVSSATGAEMEKVRELALQLGADTVFSGRQVEEGMESLLKNGLALEQVTGGAIQGVTKLAAATGSELAGAADVASDTMQSFRLGAEQFNTSVDQIVGTLTASKFGFDDYKLALGQAGGVLGALGVSFEDFNTVLAATSNLFSSGSDAGTSFKTFMTRLVPQSKDAAAAMKEYNLQFFDAQGNMRSMAEVAEELRTKLAGLSDEDLSKTLTDIFGVDALRTAVGLMRKGADGLRLVREEIAKGDAEAQATSRMQGFNGALEQLGGSLETLANRVADAGLLKWATDLVKGLDGLVDRFSKTNPATFKFGTVLAGVAAAIGPVIFGLGSLVAQVGFASIGFARILDLIRAVRVGLISMQGVMLASGWLAAVAVIGTGIALWASSTDAATKAMETHEGVVGRVEEAYRKAGFQVAKMAQDVRDRLLLETRAALEETSKQLAESLSAARTELTQWETDEAFAQPLLALAKRFSDSKISVEEFQAGVARLAATDPRLDWLASNMLRITDESAKLSGAVKEDADKVALLKGEMSDASFQARNFSEEQRAAAAAVSGAGEAAAQTTQKVEALGKTITVHSSDGDKVVKQTFSLVDGVAKAVDTSKKNLDDVGESADQAGKKIAKVKNDVSDLIIHVPDELKSQASPAETLTEGLDQVGPAVSSAVEGSKEGIASVGEAWKASGEAAAGAFAGASENTKIAVDGVIAEVSRVQPAVQAALAGGAVQQPGEEGQQQAAGIADALARPFEDGRDRIGVALQEVPIKLTVAVTAIQATIAEASAGLGEGLVTPFDTAATGIAQVLERMVSVVQSQFDAVLSAVQSAVAQLQSSVASLEALASRAEAAAARVRAANSDSGERRANGGPIGVLHRAGGGAVSGPGTSTSDSILSWLSNGEFVVRAAAVKKYGLDLLYALNGMRLPKKLLEGFAAGGAVDFSGVVSRLTDGMRMPRMMPALAEGGAVPAANGLRPLILDFGGERFETFAPEDVADRLAKHQGRKGLRKAGKKPGWR from the coding sequence ATGGCCCGCAAAACAATCAAGCAGCGCATCGCACTGGACGGGGGCAAGGAGCTTCAGCGGGAACTGGAGCAGCTTGGCGACAAGGGCGCAGCGGCGTTCAAGTTGCTTCAGGAGGCGGCAAACCAGGTCAAAGGTCCGTCGTCTGCCTTCCTTCAGTCGCTGGAGCAGGCGTCTCAAAAGCTCGATGCCTTCGGCAGAAAATTCCGCGACCTCGGCCAGCAGATGCGCGACGTTGGCAGCAGCTTTACTGCGAAAGTCAGCCTGCCGATTGCCGGTCTTGGTGCTGGCATCCTGAAAGTCGCAGGCGATTTCGAGTCCGGACTAAACCGCATCCAGGCCGTTTCGAGCGCGACCGGCGCTGAGATGGAGAAGGTACGCGAGCTGGCGCTGCAACTCGGCGCCGATACTGTGTTTTCCGGCAGGCAGGTGGAAGAGGGGATGGAATCCCTTCTGAAAAATGGGCTTGCGCTCGAGCAGGTGACGGGCGGAGCGATCCAGGGCGTGACGAAGCTCGCCGCCGCAACCGGCTCGGAGCTGGCCGGCGCCGCGGACGTTGCCAGTGACACCATGCAGAGCTTCCGGCTGGGAGCGGAACAGTTCAACACGTCCGTCGACCAGATCGTCGGCACACTTACTGCGTCAAAGTTCGGCTTCGACGATTACAAGCTTGCGTTGGGTCAGGCCGGCGGTGTTCTCGGTGCGCTCGGTGTCAGCTTCGAGGATTTCAATACCGTTCTGGCAGCCACATCGAACCTGTTCTCGTCAGGCTCCGATGCGGGCACGAGTTTCAAAACCTTCATGACGCGCCTGGTGCCGCAGTCGAAAGACGCGGCGGCGGCGATGAAGGAATATAATCTCCAGTTTTTCGACGCGCAGGGCAACATGCGATCGATGGCGGAGGTTGCCGAGGAACTGCGGACGAAGCTAGCGGGCCTCTCAGATGAGGATCTGAGCAAGACGCTGACGGATATCTTCGGTGTTGATGCTCTGCGCACCGCTGTCGGTTTGATGCGGAAGGGCGCTGATGGCCTCCGGCTCGTGCGTGAAGAAATCGCCAAGGGGGACGCCGAGGCGCAGGCGACCTCGCGCATGCAGGGGTTCAATGGCGCGCTCGAGCAGCTCGGTGGATCTCTCGAAACGCTGGCAAACCGCGTCGCGGATGCGGGACTTCTGAAATGGGCGACCGATCTGGTAAAGGGGCTGGATGGCCTCGTCGACCGGTTCTCTAAAACCAATCCTGCAACCTTTAAATTCGGGACCGTGCTGGCCGGCGTTGCCGCTGCGATCGGCCCGGTCATCTTTGGACTTGGTTCGCTGGTGGCGCAGGTCGGATTCGCATCCATCGGCTTTGCGCGTATCCTGGATCTGATCCGCGCTGTCAGGGTAGGCCTGATTTCGATGCAGGGTGTGATGCTTGCGAGCGGATGGCTTGCAGCAGTCGCCGTCATCGGTACCGGCATCGCGCTTTGGGCCAGCAGTACTGACGCCGCGACCAAGGCGATGGAGACGCATGAGGGCGTCGTTGGACGCGTCGAAGAGGCCTATCGAAAGGCGGGCTTCCAGGTCGCGAAGATGGCGCAGGATGTGCGCGATCGGCTGCTGCTCGAGACGCGTGCGGCATTGGAGGAGACGAGCAAGCAGCTTGCAGAATCTCTTTCGGCGGCACGAACTGAACTGACGCAATGGGAAACCGACGAAGCCTTTGCGCAGCCTCTGCTCGCTCTCGCCAAGCGGTTTTCCGACAGCAAGATTTCCGTCGAGGAGTTTCAGGCAGGTGTCGCCCGGCTGGCCGCCACAGACCCGCGCCTTGATTGGCTTGCTTCCAACATGCTCCGCATCACCGACGAATCCGCAAAGCTGAGCGGAGCCGTCAAAGAGGACGCCGACAAGGTCGCTCTTCTCAAGGGTGAAATGTCCGACGCTAGCTTTCAGGCGCGGAATTTCTCCGAAGAACAGCGGGCTGCTGCCGCGGCAGTCTCGGGGGCCGGCGAGGCGGCTGCGCAGACAACTCAAAAGGTCGAGGCTCTCGGCAAGACCATCACCGTCCATTCGAGTGACGGAGATAAGGTCGTGAAGCAGACCTTTTCCCTTGTTGATGGCGTCGCAAAGGCGGTCGATACGAGCAAAAAGAACCTCGACGATGTTGGTGAAAGTGCCGATCAGGCAGGGAAAAAGATCGCGAAGGTCAAGAATGACGTTTCGGACCTGATTATTCATGTCCCTGATGAATTGAAGAGCCAGGCCAGCCCGGCGGAGACGCTGACAGAAGGGCTTGACCAGGTCGGGCCGGCGGTGTCCTCGGCGGTAGAGGGATCGAAAGAGGGTATCGCATCGGTTGGCGAAGCCTGGAAGGCTAGCGGCGAAGCTGCTGCCGGAGCTTTCGCGGGGGCGTCTGAAAACACGAAGATCGCGGTCGATGGCGTGATCGCTGAAGTCTCTCGCGTCCAGCCGGCGGTGCAGGCGGCGCTCGCTGGTGGTGCTGTGCAGCAGCCCGGCGAGGAGGGGCAGCAGCAGGCGGCGGGCATCGCCGATGCGCTTGCAAGGCCCTTCGAGGACGGGCGCGACAGGATCGGCGTTGCGCTGCAAGAAGTGCCAATCAAGCTCACCGTTGCTGTCACGGCGATCCAGGCAACGATTGCCGAGGCCTCGGCCGGGCTTGGCGAGGGCCTTGTCACGCCGTTCGACACGGCCGCGACTGGGATTGCGCAGGTGCTCGAGCGCATGGTTTCGGTGGTGCAGTCGCAATTCGACGCGGTGCTTTCCGCCGTTCAATCGGCGGTCGCCCAGCTGCAGTCGTCCGTCGCCAGCCTCGAGGCTCTTGCGTCTCGGGCGGAAGCGGCGGCCGCGCGGGTTCGGGCTGCAAACAGCGATAGCGGCGAGCGGCGTGCCAACGGCGGGCCGATCGGCGTCTTGCACCGCGCCGGCGGCGGAGCTGTTTCCGGGCCGGGGACAAGTACCAGCGACAGCATCCTTTCCTGGCTTTCGAACGGCGAATTCGTCGTTCGTGCAGCCGCGGTAAAGAAGTACGGGCTCGATCTGCTTTATGCGCTGAATGGCATGCGGCTGCCTAAGAAGTTGCTCGAGGGGTTTGCCGCTGGCGGCGCGGTCGACTTCTCGGGCGTCGTCTCGCGTCTGACCGATGGCATGCGCATGCCGCGCATGATGCCGGCGCTTGCCGAGGGCGGAGCGGTTCCAGCCGCAAATGGTCTGCGGCCGTTGATCCTCGATTTCGGAGGGGAACGGTTTGAGACCTTCGCGCCTGAAGACGTCGCCGATCGCCTGGCGAAACATCAGGGCCGCAAGGGGCTGCGCAAGGCTGGCAAGAAACCGGGATGGAGGTGA